The proteins below come from a single Eucalyptus grandis isolate ANBG69807.140 chromosome 3, ASM1654582v1, whole genome shotgun sequence genomic window:
- the LOC104438381 gene encoding LOW QUALITY PROTEIN: F-box protein AFR (The sequence of the model RefSeq protein was modified relative to this genomic sequence to represent the inferred CDS: inserted 2 bases in 2 codons), translating to MPILTPHQPAANSPDPKALIPGLPDDVAELCLVHLPYPYQALARSVSSSWNRVLRDPGFLLSRTSLSLSXPFLFVFAFHETTSRIQWQALDPRSGRWFVLPPMPCPKSAFPPAFACAAMPRQGKLFVLGGMRSDTESPMRTAVVYQASTQPVVHPAPMRNPRAFFAAGVVGEGGGGGGGGRIVVAGGSGPDLSSSTAAVECYDPREDAWREAAGMVGKGMVRYDSAVVAGRMYVTEGWTWPFMFTPXGSAYDAEGDRWREMGVGMRDGWTGLSVVVGERLFVISEHGDHQLKVYDPEEDTWRYVGGDKFPREKVHKPFAASAVEEKEEALEGVIYVVGSGLHVGVGRVRVGEDGGFRVEWRVLAAPEAFQDLSPCNCQVLYA from the exons ATGCCGATCCTGACGCCCCATCAACCGGCTGCGAATTCCCCAGATCCCAAGGCTCTCATCCCGGGGCTCCCCGACGACGTAGCGGAGCTCTGCCTCGTTCACCTACCCTACCCATATCAGGCCCTGGCCCGCTCCGTGTCCTCTTCCTGGAACAGAGTCCTCCGAGACCCCGGCTTCCTCCTCTCCAGGacgtccctctccctct ccccttTCCTCTTCGTCTTCGCCTTCCACGAGACCACCTCCAGGATCCAGTGGCAAGCCCTCGACCCCCGTTCGGGTCGCTGGTTCGTCCTGCCCCCCATGCCCTGCCCCAAGTCCGCCTTCCCGCCCGCCTTCGCCTGCGCCGCCATGCCCCGCCAGGGCAAGCTGTTCGTCCTCGGCGGCATGCGCTCCGACACCGAGTCCCCCATGCGGACCGCCGTCGTCTACCAGGCCTCCACGCAACCAGTGGTCCACCCTGCCCCGATGCGGAACCCGCGGGCGTTCTTCGCGGCCGGGGTCGTcggcgagggcggcggcggcggcggcggcgggaggatCGTGGTCGCCGGCGGGAGCGGCCCGGACCTGTCCAGCTCGACGGCGGCCGTGGAGTGCTACGACCCGAGGGAGGACGCGtggcgggaggcggcggggaTGGTAGGGAAGGGGATGGTGAGGTACGACTCGGCGGTGGTGGCGGGGAGGATGTACGTGACGGAGGGGTGGACGTGGCCGTTCATGTTCACGC AGGGGTCGGCGTACGACGCGGAGGGGGACAGGTGGCGGGAGATGGGGGTGGGGATGAGGGACGGGTGGACGGGGCTGAGCGTGGTGGTCGGAGAGCGGCTGTTCGTGATATCGGAGCACGGGGACCACCAGCTGAAGGTGTACGACCCCGAGGAGGACACGTGGAGGTACGTGGGAGGGGATAAATTCCCCCGCGAGAAGGTGCACAAGCCTTTCGCTGCGAGCGCCgtggaggagaaagaggaggcGCTGGAAGGGGTGATCTACGTGGTGGGGAGCGGGCTCCACGTGGGGGTCGGCCGGGTTCGGGTCGGCGAGGACGGCGGGTTTCGGGTGGAGTGGCGAGTGCTGGCTGCTCCCGAAGCTTTTCAAGATCTGTCTCCTTGTAATTGTCAGGTGCTTTACGCCTGA
- the LOC120286013 gene encoding putative RNA methyltransferase At5g10620 isoform X3, whose translation MEMAVSLSVRLFATNSIPSAGGTGRCNYTESASDTSIHRGQEEIACRAATSGRVHSKLRRYCAVEDVQVRSNPRNAREKQAQIVDEDVAVMNLIKPDDWVVLLDEQGIDIESEEMAELIGGAADKVMDNPEGAKVSSLAIPPAYLRNVHTEKEMLDRVHGAVELPSMLCFVRLSQPILRTYWLGDSLVDKAECRM comes from the exons ATGGAAATGGCTGTCTCGCTCTCCGTCCGTCTCTTCGCGACGAACTCCATTCCTTCCGCAG GTGGAACTGGAAGATGTAACTACACTG AGAGCGCTTCCGATACGAGTATTCACCGTGGGCAAGAAGAGATCGCCTGCCGTGCAGCTACTAGTGGACGAGTACACTCCAAGCTCCGACGTTATTGCGCCGTCGAGGATGTCCAAGTCCGCTCCAACCCTAGAAATGCACG TGAGAAGCAGGCTCAAATTGTCGATGAAGATGTGGCAGTCATGAATCTTATTAAACCTGATGATTGG gtCGTGCTGTTGGATGAGCAGGGGATAGACATTGAGTCAGAGGAGATGGCTGAGTTGATCGGTGGTGCTGCAGATAAG GTCATGGACAATCCTGAAGGGGCAAAAGTATCATCACTAGCCATTCCACCTGCGTATCTGAG GAACGTACATacagagaaagaaatgctcgaCAGAGTGCATGGAGCTGTAGAACTGCCTTCCATGCTTTGTTTTGTTCGCCTTTCCCAGCCAATTTTAAGGACATACTGGTTGGGCGACTCGCTGGTTGACAAAGCTGAATGTAGAATGTAG
- the LOC120286013 gene encoding uncharacterized protein LOC120286013 isoform X2: MEMAVSLSVRLFATNSIPSAGGTGRCNYTEIAEWFESIWCGTESASDTSIHRGQEEIACRAATSGRVHSKLRRYCAVEDVQVRSNPRNAREKQAQIVDEDVAVMNLIKPDDWVVLLDEQGIDIESEEMAELIGGAADKVMDNPEGAKVSSLAIPPAYLRVHLLQERTYRERNARQSAWSCRTAFHALFCSPFPANFKDILVGRLAG, translated from the exons ATGGAAATGGCTGTCTCGCTCTCCGTCCGTCTCTTCGCGACGAACTCCATTCCTTCCGCAG GTGGAACTGGAAGATGTAACTACACTG AGATTGCTGAGTGGTTTGAATCGATTTGGTGTGGGACAGAGAGCGCTTCCGATACGAGTATTCACCGTGGGCAAGAAGAGATCGCCTGCCGTGCAGCTACTAGTGGACGAGTACACTCCAAGCTCCGACGTTATTGCGCCGTCGAGGATGTCCAAGTCCGCTCCAACCCTAGAAATGCACG TGAGAAGCAGGCTCAAATTGTCGATGAAGATGTGGCAGTCATGAATCTTATTAAACCTGATGATTGG gtCGTGCTGTTGGATGAGCAGGGGATAGACATTGAGTCAGAGGAGATGGCTGAGTTGATCGGTGGTGCTGCAGATAAG GTCATGGACAATCCTGAAGGGGCAAAAGTATCATCACTAGCCATTCCACCTGCGTATCTGAG GGTTCATCTTCTGCAGGAACGTACATacagagaaagaaatgctcgaCAGAGTGCATGGAGCTGTAGAACTGCCTTCCATGCTTTGTTTTGTTCGCCTTTCCCAGCCAATTTTAAGGACATACTGGTTGGGCGACTCGCTGGTTGA
- the LOC120286013 gene encoding uncharacterized protein LOC120286013 isoform X4 produces MEMAVSLSVRLFATNSIPSAGGTGRCNYTEIAEWFESIWCGTESASDTSIHRGQEEIACRAATSGRVHSKLRRYCAVEDVQVRSNPRNAREKQAQIVDEDVAVMNLIKPDDWVVLLDEQGIDIESEEMAELIGGAADKVMDNPEGAKVSSLAIPPAYLRLLLMWGVDFLCSAHPMHS; encoded by the exons ATGGAAATGGCTGTCTCGCTCTCCGTCCGTCTCTTCGCGACGAACTCCATTCCTTCCGCAG GTGGAACTGGAAGATGTAACTACACTG AGATTGCTGAGTGGTTTGAATCGATTTGGTGTGGGACAGAGAGCGCTTCCGATACGAGTATTCACCGTGGGCAAGAAGAGATCGCCTGCCGTGCAGCTACTAGTGGACGAGTACACTCCAAGCTCCGACGTTATTGCGCCGTCGAGGATGTCCAAGTCCGCTCCAACCCTAGAAATGCACG TGAGAAGCAGGCTCAAATTGTCGATGAAGATGTGGCAGTCATGAATCTTATTAAACCTGATGATTGG gtCGTGCTGTTGGATGAGCAGGGGATAGACATTGAGTCAGAGGAGATGGCTGAGTTGATCGGTGGTGCTGCAGATAAG GTCATGGACAATCCTGAAGGGGCAAAAGTATCATCACTAGCCATTCCACCTGCGTATCTGAGGTTGTTACTTATGTGGGGAGTGGACTTTTTATGTTCAGCACATCCTATGCATTCTTAA
- the LOC120286013 gene encoding uncharacterized protein LOC120286013 isoform X1: MEMAVSLSVRLFATNSIPSAGGTGRCNYTEIAEWFESIWCGTESASDTSIHRGQEEIACRAATSGRVHSKLRRYCAVEDVQVRSNPRNAREKQAQIVDEDVAVMNLIKPDDWVVLLDEQGIDIESEEMAELIGGAADKVMDNPEGAKVSSLAIPPAYLRNVHTEKEMLDRVHGAVELPSMLCFVRLSQPILRTYWLGDSLVDKAECRM; this comes from the exons ATGGAAATGGCTGTCTCGCTCTCCGTCCGTCTCTTCGCGACGAACTCCATTCCTTCCGCAG GTGGAACTGGAAGATGTAACTACACTG AGATTGCTGAGTGGTTTGAATCGATTTGGTGTGGGACAGAGAGCGCTTCCGATACGAGTATTCACCGTGGGCAAGAAGAGATCGCCTGCCGTGCAGCTACTAGTGGACGAGTACACTCCAAGCTCCGACGTTATTGCGCCGTCGAGGATGTCCAAGTCCGCTCCAACCCTAGAAATGCACG TGAGAAGCAGGCTCAAATTGTCGATGAAGATGTGGCAGTCATGAATCTTATTAAACCTGATGATTGG gtCGTGCTGTTGGATGAGCAGGGGATAGACATTGAGTCAGAGGAGATGGCTGAGTTGATCGGTGGTGCTGCAGATAAG GTCATGGACAATCCTGAAGGGGCAAAAGTATCATCACTAGCCATTCCACCTGCGTATCTGAG GAACGTACATacagagaaagaaatgctcgaCAGAGTGCATGGAGCTGTAGAACTGCCTTCCATGCTTTGTTTTGTTCGCCTTTCCCAGCCAATTTTAAGGACATACTGGTTGGGCGACTCGCTGGTTGACAAAGCTGAATGTAGAATGTAG